A single Pseudomonas putida DNA region contains:
- a CDS encoding DUF748 domain-containing protein: MYKGLTRALGALLALVALYSLLGFLILPGVALRIANQQLAQYATVPAHLQRIELNPFSLELTLWGLQLGEPGKEQVGFERLYANLALDSLWSGALHLQAIELDKPRNEVLFAKNGTLNLTQLFKLPASEPKPEQPPSDPFPLRIGSIKLSGGYLHFEDQRPSEPIEFIYDDMNLELKNLSTLPDDNADMTLVAIGPNGGRVDWSGTLSLAPMASEGTLKVTDGKMKLFWPYVRDAVPLVLEDGVFNLDTHYKLNLSKETELLLDNTSVKIAPFAIKAPDDRPLVRLASLEVSETSIDLAKQLVTVGKVRSEKLETWAALEKDGQLDWQKLFASQPAKATPKEKAEPAAAEPTPQEKAAKAPSKPWQVLLKDVQLRNYQVHLADRSQKEPVALDVGPLNLDMQGFDSLNQSPFTLKLDTGVGKQGKLQAAGEVNLAPVTAKLDVSTRDIDLRIAQAYISPFIRLELRSGMLASDLKVDLKRTEPLAFTVAGKAQVNQLHTLDTIKGRDFVKWQQVNVDGLSYVHGDALSIDKVTLLQPYARFIINEDRTTSVDDLLIPQPAGAAASSPAKPASAAASKPLGIHIGQIDINDGSANFADLTLTPNFATAIQQLNGQIGTIDNRKPAPAKVDVKGKVDRYAPVTIKGALNPFNPLASLDIATSFKRVELTTLTPYSGKFAGFRIRKGRLNLDLHYLITNGQLKAENKVVVEQLQLGEKVDSPDAVDLPIRLAIALLKDTEGRISIELPVSGDLNNPQFSVMPIVWQTLRNLVLRAAQAPFKFIGGLIAGGGSEDLGTVAFAPGSSELGGDAQSTLDKLASALKERPELRLEIEGTSAQSSDGPLIAQQRLEREYQATWYKILQRRGDKVPANASMLQVDDSDKPAMLEGIYRTRLKQQPPAEWEQLSRDERTTKLREAVIKSWAESTALLRTLGQERASSIKDYLVDKGKLEDDRVYFIDTNLGQAESDGRVITPMHLDAE, from the coding sequence ATGTACAAAGGATTGACTCGCGCCCTCGGCGCCCTGCTGGCCCTGGTAGCCCTATACAGCCTGCTCGGCTTCCTCATTCTTCCTGGTGTCGCCTTGCGTATTGCCAACCAGCAGTTGGCGCAGTACGCCACCGTGCCGGCACACCTGCAACGCATCGAACTCAACCCCTTCAGCCTCGAGCTGACACTTTGGGGCCTGCAGCTCGGCGAGCCTGGCAAGGAGCAGGTCGGCTTTGAACGGCTGTACGCCAACCTGGCGCTCGACAGCCTGTGGAGCGGCGCCCTGCACCTGCAGGCCATCGAGCTCGACAAGCCACGCAACGAGGTGCTGTTCGCCAAGAACGGCACGCTCAACCTGACCCAATTGTTCAAGTTGCCCGCCAGCGAACCCAAGCCGGAGCAGCCGCCCAGCGACCCGTTCCCACTGCGTATTGGCAGCATCAAGCTCAGCGGCGGTTATCTGCACTTCGAGGACCAGCGCCCGAGCGAGCCGATCGAGTTCATCTACGACGACATGAACCTGGAGCTGAAAAACCTCAGCACCTTGCCTGACGACAATGCCGACATGACCTTGGTGGCAATCGGCCCTAACGGTGGACGAGTGGATTGGAGCGGTACCCTCAGTCTCGCACCGATGGCCTCGGAAGGCACACTGAAGGTCACCGATGGCAAGATGAAGCTATTCTGGCCCTACGTGCGCGATGCCGTGCCGCTGGTGCTGGAAGACGGCGTGTTCAACCTCGACACCCACTACAAGCTCAACCTGTCCAAGGAAACCGAGCTGTTGCTGGACAACACCTCGGTCAAGATCGCACCGTTCGCCATCAAGGCCCCGGATGACCGGCCGCTGGTGCGCCTGGCCAGCCTGGAAGTAAGCGAGACGTCCATCGACCTGGCCAAGCAGCTGGTCACCGTCGGCAAGGTTCGCAGCGAAAAGCTGGAAACCTGGGCGGCCCTGGAAAAGGACGGCCAACTCGACTGGCAGAAGCTGTTCGCCAGCCAGCCGGCCAAAGCCACGCCAAAGGAGAAAGCCGAGCCGGCGGCTGCCGAACCAACGCCGCAGGAAAAAGCCGCAAAGGCGCCGAGCAAGCCGTGGCAAGTACTGCTCAAGGACGTGCAACTGCGCAACTACCAGGTACACCTCGCCGACCGTAGCCAGAAGGAGCCGGTAGCGCTGGATGTCGGCCCGCTGAACCTCGACATGCAGGGTTTCGACAGCCTCAACCAGTCGCCTTTCACCCTCAAGCTCGACACCGGCGTTGGCAAGCAAGGCAAGCTGCAGGCGGCAGGTGAAGTGAACCTGGCGCCCGTCACCGCCAAGCTCGATGTCAGCACCCGTGACATCGACCTGCGTATCGCCCAGGCGTACATCAGCCCGTTCATTCGCCTCGAACTGCGCAGCGGCATGCTCGCCAGCGACCTCAAGGTCGACCTCAAGCGCACCGAGCCACTGGCCTTCACGGTTGCTGGCAAGGCCCAGGTCAACCAGCTGCATACCCTGGACACCATCAAGGGCCGTGATTTCGTCAAATGGCAGCAAGTAAACGTCGATGGCCTGTCGTATGTGCACGGTGATGCCTTGTCCATCGACAAAGTCACCCTGCTGCAGCCCTACGCGCGTTTCATCATCAACGAAGACCGCACCACCAGCGTCGACGACCTGCTGATCCCGCAACCGGCCGGCGCGGCGGCCAGCAGCCCGGCCAAGCCAGCCAGTGCCGCAGCCAGCAAGCCCCTCGGCATCCACATCGGCCAGATCGACATCAACGATGGCTCGGCCAACTTCGCCGACCTGACCCTGACACCGAACTTCGCCACCGCCATCCAGCAGCTCAACGGCCAGATCGGCACCATCGACAACCGCAAGCCGGCACCGGCCAAGGTCGACGTCAAAGGCAAGGTCGACCGTTATGCCCCGGTCACCATCAAGGGCGCGCTCAACCCGTTCAACCCGCTGGCCAGCCTGGATATCGCCACCAGCTTCAAGCGCGTCGAACTGACCACGTTGACCCCCTACTCCGGCAAGTTCGCCGGTTTCCGTATCCGTAAAGGCCGGCTGAACCTCGACCTGCATTACCTGATCACCAACGGCCAGCTCAAGGCCGAGAACAAGGTCGTGGTCGAACAGCTGCAACTGGGGGAAAAGGTCGACAGCCCGGATGCGGTGGACCTGCCGATCCGCTTGGCGATCGCCTTGCTCAAGGACACCGAAGGGCGGATCTCCATCGAACTTCCGGTTTCGGGCGACCTCAACAACCCGCAGTTCAGCGTCATGCCGATCGTCTGGCAGACCCTGCGCAACCTGGTGCTGCGTGCGGCCCAGGCGCCGTTCAAGTTCATCGGCGGGCTGATTGCCGGTGGTGGCTCAGAAGACTTGGGTACAGTGGCCTTCGCCCCTGGCTCCAGCGAGCTTGGTGGCGATGCGCAGTCGACCCTGGACAAGCTGGCTTCAGCACTCAAGGAGCGCCCGGAACTGCGCCTGGAAATCGAAGGCACCAGCGCCCAGAGCAGCGACGGCCCGTTGATCGCCCAGCAGCGCCTGGAACGTGAATACCAGGCTACCTGGTACAAGATCCTGCAGCGCCGTGGCGACAAAGTACCGGCCAACGCCTCGATGCTGCAGGTCGACGACAGCGACAAACCGGCGATGCTTGAAGGCATCTACCGCACTCGCCTGAAGCAGCAACCCCCAGCCGAGTGGGAACAATTGAGCCGGGACGAGCGCACCACCAAGCTGCGCGAGGCGGTGATCAAGTCCTGGGCTGAAAGCACGGCATTGCTGCGTACCCTTGGCCAGGAGCGGGCCAGCAGCATCAAGGACTACCTGGTCGACAAGGGCAAGCTCGAGGATGACCGGGTGTACTTCATCGACACCAACCTGGGGCAGGCTGAAAGTGATGGACGGGTGATTACCCCGATGCACCTGGATGCTGAGTAG
- a CDS encoding oxygenase MpaB family protein: MEALRRRIETQVMSLTGLALGQLDLESPKGDPGLFGPHSISWRVHGDFPSMLVGGISALMLQLLHPLALAGVWDHSNFREDLLGRLRRTSQFISGTTFGSTRDAEWLIDKVRTIHLQVTGTAPDGSPYAASDPDLLTWVHVAEVSSFLAAHLRYRDPGLSRADQDAYYAEIALIAERLGARNVPRSCQQVADYLQRMRPQLQCSARSLEVVGILLAAPAPSRLAEPVGKLMLHAGIDLLPDWGQAMLGLQQGPLQRRMIRLGLQSTAPILRWAMRDGSAHRARRRMGIE, translated from the coding sequence ATGGAAGCCCTACGCCGCCGCATCGAAACCCAGGTCATGAGCCTCACCGGGCTGGCCCTCGGCCAGCTCGACCTCGAGTCCCCCAAAGGCGACCCCGGCCTGTTCGGGCCGCACAGCATTAGTTGGCGGGTGCATGGCGACTTCCCGAGCATGCTGGTCGGCGGTATCAGTGCCCTGATGCTGCAGCTGTTGCACCCGTTGGCCCTGGCCGGGGTGTGGGACCACTCCAACTTTCGCGAAGACCTGCTCGGCCGCCTGCGCCGCACCAGCCAGTTCATCTCTGGCACCACCTTCGGCTCGACCCGCGATGCCGAATGGTTGATCGACAAGGTGCGCACCATCCACTTGCAGGTGACCGGCACCGCGCCCGATGGCAGCCCATATGCCGCAAGTGACCCCGACCTGCTGACCTGGGTGCACGTGGCGGAGGTCAGCAGCTTCCTCGCGGCCCACCTGCGCTACCGCGACCCCGGCCTTTCACGTGCCGATCAGGACGCCTATTACGCCGAGATCGCCCTGATCGCCGAACGCCTCGGGGCGCGCAATGTCCCCCGCTCTTGCCAGCAGGTCGCGGACTACCTGCAGCGAATGCGCCCGCAACTGCAATGCAGCGCGCGTAGCCTGGAGGTTGTCGGGATCCTGCTCGCTGCCCCTGCCCCGAGCCGCCTTGCCGAGCCGGTCGGCAAGCTGATGTTGCATGCCGGTATCGATCTGCTGCCGGACTGGGGCCAGGCCATGCTCGGCCTGCAGCAAGGGCCGCTGCAACGGCGCATGATCCGCCTTGGCCTGCAAAGCACAGCGCCAATTCTGCGCTGGGCCATGCGTGACGGCTCGGCACATCGGGCCAGGCGACGCATGGGTATCGAGTGA
- the acs gene encoding acetate--CoA ligase, which produces MFDIRQYPQALAVSQSASLSPDDYQRLYRQSVDDPDTFWAEQAKRLDWIKPWSSVQQCDLRTGKARWFDGGQLNVSYNCIDRHLAQRGEQTALLWEGDDPKDSKAITYRELHRQVCRLANALKARGVNKGDRVCIYMPMIPEAAYAMLACTRIGAIHSVVFGGFSPDALRDRILDADCRTVITADEGVRGGKRIPLKQNVDKALASCPAVSSAFVVRRTGGDVAWNQGRDLWYHEATDKAGDDCPPEPMDAEDPLFILYTSGSTGKPKGVLHTTGGYLLQATMTFKVVFDYRDGEVFWCTADVGWVTGHSYIVYGPLANGAISLMFEGVPNYPDTSRFWQVVDKHQVNIFYTAPTALRALMREGSAPLQSTSRKSLRLLGSVGEPINPEAWEWYFEEVGLKRCPIVDTWWQTETGGIMLTPLPGAQRLKPGCANQPMFGVQPVLLDEKGKLIEGPGAGLLVIKASWPGQIRSVYGDHQRMVDTYFKPMPGYYFTGDGARRDADGDYWITGRIDDVINVSGHRIGTAEVESALVLHDSVAEAAVVGYPHDLKGQGVYAFVTTMNGITPDDALKAELLALVSKEIGSFAKPELIQWAPALPKTRSGKIMRRILRKIACNELDNLGDTSTLADPSVVQGLIDKRLNQ; this is translated from the coding sequence ATGTTCGATATCAGGCAGTATCCCCAGGCCCTGGCCGTTAGCCAGTCCGCCAGCCTCTCCCCCGACGACTACCAGCGCCTCTACCGCCAGTCGGTCGATGACCCCGACACTTTCTGGGCAGAACAGGCCAAACGCCTGGACTGGATCAAACCCTGGTCGAGCGTCCAGCAATGTGACCTGAGGACCGGCAAGGCCCGCTGGTTCGACGGTGGCCAACTGAACGTCAGCTACAACTGCATCGATCGTCACCTTGCCCAGCGCGGCGAGCAAACCGCCCTGCTGTGGGAAGGCGATGACCCCAAGGACTCCAAGGCCATCACCTACCGCGAACTGCACCGTCAGGTCTGCCGCCTGGCCAATGCCCTCAAGGCACGCGGCGTGAACAAGGGCGACCGTGTGTGCATCTACATGCCGATGATTCCCGAAGCTGCCTACGCCATGCTCGCCTGCACACGCATCGGCGCCATCCACTCGGTGGTGTTCGGCGGCTTCTCCCCGGATGCCCTGCGTGACCGCATTCTCGATGCCGACTGCCGCACCGTGATCACCGCCGATGAAGGCGTGCGCGGTGGCAAGCGCATCCCGCTCAAGCAGAACGTCGACAAGGCCCTGGCCAGTTGCCCTGCGGTCAGCAGCGCGTTCGTGGTGCGGCGCACCGGCGGCGATGTGGCCTGGAACCAGGGTCGCGACCTCTGGTACCACGAAGCGACCGACAAGGCAGGTGACGATTGCCCACCAGAGCCGATGGATGCCGAAGACCCGTTGTTCATCCTCTATACCTCCGGCAGCACCGGCAAGCCCAAAGGCGTGCTGCATACCACCGGTGGCTACCTGCTGCAGGCGACGATGACCTTCAAGGTGGTGTTCGACTACCGCGACGGCGAGGTGTTCTGGTGCACGGCCGACGTCGGCTGGGTCACGGGCCACAGCTACATCGTTTACGGGCCGCTGGCCAACGGTGCGATTTCGCTGATGTTCGAAGGCGTACCCAACTACCCAGACACGTCGCGCTTCTGGCAGGTGGTGGATAAACACCAGGTGAACATCTTCTACACCGCCCCCACCGCGCTGCGCGCATTGATGCGTGAAGGTTCGGCACCGCTGCAGAGCACCTCGCGCAAAAGCTTGCGCCTGCTCGGCAGCGTTGGCGAACCGATCAACCCCGAAGCCTGGGAGTGGTATTTCGAAGAGGTTGGGCTAAAGCGCTGCCCCATTGTCGACACCTGGTGGCAAACCGAGACCGGCGGCATCATGCTCACGCCGCTACCGGGGGCCCAAAGGCTCAAGCCCGGTTGCGCCAACCAGCCAATGTTCGGCGTGCAACCAGTGCTGCTGGACGAAAAAGGCAAACTGATCGAGGGCCCGGGCGCCGGCCTGCTGGTGATCAAGGCAAGCTGGCCCGGGCAGATCCGCAGCGTCTATGGCGATCACCAGCGCATGGTCGATACCTACTTCAAGCCCATGCCCGGTTACTACTTCACCGGTGACGGCGCCCGCCGCGATGCCGACGGCGACTACTGGATCACTGGCCGCATCGATGACGTGATCAACGTCTCCGGCCACCGCATCGGCACTGCCGAGGTGGAAAGCGCGCTGGTGCTGCACGACAGCGTCGCCGAGGCCGCCGTGGTCGGCTACCCCCATGACCTCAAGGGCCAGGGCGTCTATGCCTTCGTCACCACCATGAATGGAATCACCCCTGACGATGCACTCAAGGCCGAGCTGCTGGCACTGGTCAGCAAGGAGATCGGCAGCTTCGCCAAGCCAGAATTGATCCAGTGGGCTCCGGCCTTGCCCAAGACCCGCTCGGGCAAGATCATGCGGCGTATACTGCGCAAGATTGCCTGCAACGAACTGGACAACCTCGGCGACACCTCGACCCTGGCCGACCCAAGCGTGGTGCAGGGCCTGATCGACAAACGCCTCAATCAATAG
- the pgi gene encoding glucose-6-phosphate isomerase, with translation MAYYRTPHDVTALPAWQALQKHRDAMQGFSMREAFAADAKRFDQFSLSCCGLFLDYSKNLITDESRNLLVDLAEQVGLQDAIKSMFSGEIINASEGRPVLHTALRRPVGDKLSVNGVNVMPEVHKVLNQITELVGRIHDGLWRGYSEKPITDVVNIGIGGSFLGPELVSEALLPYAQRGVRCHYLANIDGSEFHELSANLRAETTLFIVSSKSFNTLETLKNAMAARTWYLAQGGSEAELYRHFIAVSSNKAAAVAFGIREENIFPMWDWVGGRYSLWSAIGLPIALAIGTANFKELLSGAYTMDQHFQTAPFDKNMPVLLALLGVWYGNFWGANSHAILPYDHYLRNITKHLQQLDMESNGKSVLQDGTPVKTDTGPVIWGGVGCNGQHAYHQLLHQGTQLIPADFIVPVVSFNPVADHHQWLYANCLSQSQALMLGKTREEAEAELRQKGLNEADIEKLAPHKVIPGNRPSNTLVVERISPRRLGALVAMYEHKVFVQSVIWGINAFDQWGVELGKELGKGVYQRLVGSLEDSAEDGSTQGLINYFRGRHRG, from the coding sequence ATGGCGTATTACCGTACACCCCACGATGTGACGGCCCTGCCTGCCTGGCAGGCCCTGCAGAAACACCGCGACGCCATGCAAGGCTTCAGCATGCGCGAAGCCTTCGCCGCCGATGCCAAGCGCTTCGATCAGTTCTCCCTGAGCTGCTGCGGTCTGTTCCTCGACTATTCGAAAAACCTGATCACCGACGAGAGCCGCAACCTGCTGGTGGACCTGGCCGAACAAGTCGGCCTGCAGGATGCGATCAAGTCGATGTTCAGCGGCGAGATCATCAACGCCTCGGAAGGCCGCCCCGTGCTGCACACCGCGCTGCGCCGCCCAGTGGGCGACAAGCTCAGCGTAAACGGCGTCAACGTGATGCCGGAAGTGCACAAGGTACTCAACCAGATCACCGAACTGGTGGGCCGCATTCATGACGGCCTGTGGCGTGGCTACAGCGAAAAGCCGATCACCGATGTGGTCAACATTGGCATCGGCGGCTCGTTCCTCGGCCCCGAGCTGGTGTCCGAAGCCCTGTTGCCCTATGCCCAGCGCGGCGTGCGCTGCCATTACCTGGCCAATATCGACGGCAGTGAATTCCATGAGCTGTCAGCCAACCTGCGCGCCGAAACCACACTGTTCATCGTCTCGTCGAAGTCTTTCAACACCCTCGAGACGCTGAAGAACGCCATGGCCGCGCGCACCTGGTACCTGGCCCAGGGCGGCTCGGAAGCCGAGCTGTATCGCCACTTCATCGCAGTTTCCAGCAACAAGGCCGCCGCCGTGGCCTTCGGTATTCGCGAAGAGAACATCTTCCCGATGTGGGACTGGGTAGGCGGGCGCTACTCGCTGTGGTCGGCCATCGGCCTGCCAATCGCCCTGGCCATCGGTACCGCCAACTTCAAGGAGTTGCTGTCGGGTGCCTACACCATGGACCAGCACTTCCAGACCGCACCGTTTGACAAGAACATGCCGGTGCTGCTGGCCCTGCTGGGCGTCTGGTACGGTAACTTCTGGGGCGCGAACAGCCACGCGATCCTCCCGTATGACCACTACCTGCGCAACATCACCAAGCACCTGCAACAGCTGGACATGGAGTCCAACGGCAAGAGCGTGCTGCAGGATGGCACCCCGGTCAAAACCGATACCGGCCCGGTGATCTGGGGCGGCGTAGGCTGCAACGGTCAGCATGCCTACCACCAGTTGCTGCACCAGGGCACCCAGCTGATCCCGGCCGACTTCATCGTGCCTGTGGTCAGCTTCAACCCGGTGGCCGACCACCATCAGTGGCTGTACGCCAACTGCCTGTCGCAGAGCCAGGCACTTATGCTCGGCAAGACCCGTGAGGAAGCCGAGGCCGAACTGCGCCAGAAGGGCCTGAACGAAGCGGACATCGAAAAACTCGCACCGCACAAGGTGATCCCGGGCAACCGCCCGAGCAACACCCTGGTGGTCGAGCGCATCAGCCCGCGCCGCCTGGGCGCACTGGTGGCGATGTACGAACACAAGGTATTCGTGCAGAGCGTGATCTGGGGCATCAATGCCTTCGACCAGTGGGGCGTGGAACTGGGCAAGGAACTGGGCAAGGGCGTGTACCAGCGCTTGGTCGGCAGCCTGGAAGACAGCGCCGAAGATGGCTCCACCCAAGGCCTGATCAACTACTTCCGCGGCCGTCACCGCGGTTGA
- the panC gene encoding pantoate--beta-alanine ligase has product MNTVKTVRELRAAVARARGEGKRIGFVPTMGNLHSGHAALVTKAAQRADFVVASIFVNPLQFGANEDLDKYPRTLAADQQRLLDAGCHLLFAPTVEEMYPDGMAVQTRVSVPSLSEGLCGASRPGHFEGVATVVSKLFNMVQPDLAVFGEKDYQQLAVIRAMVRDLNMPIQIIGEPTVRAEDGLALSSRNGYLTPEQRSTAPVVYRTLKQIGEALGRGQADFAALLEQGKANLIAAGLRPDYLEVRHAVNLRPATFGDRDLVILVAAYLGNTRLIDNLYLHLDDKTA; this is encoded by the coding sequence ATGAACACAGTCAAGACCGTCCGCGAACTGCGTGCTGCCGTCGCCCGCGCCCGCGGTGAAGGCAAGCGCATCGGTTTCGTGCCGACCATGGGCAACCTGCACAGCGGCCATGCCGCGCTGGTGACCAAGGCCGCCCAACGTGCCGATTTCGTGGTCGCCAGCATCTTCGTCAACCCGCTGCAGTTCGGCGCCAACGAAGACCTCGACAAGTACCCGCGCACCCTCGCTGCCGACCAGCAGCGCCTGCTCGATGCGGGCTGCCACCTGCTGTTCGCGCCCACTGTCGAAGAGATGTACCCCGACGGCATGGCCGTGCAAACCCGCGTCAGCGTGCCCAGCCTCTCCGAGGGCCTGTGCGGTGCCAGCCGCCCTGGGCATTTCGAAGGCGTGGCGACCGTGGTCAGCAAGCTGTTCAACATGGTCCAGCCAGACCTGGCCGTGTTTGGCGAGAAGGACTACCAGCAGCTGGCGGTGATCCGTGCCATGGTGCGCGACCTGAACATGCCGATCCAGATCATCGGTGAGCCGACCGTGCGCGCCGAGGATGGCCTGGCGCTGTCCTCGCGCAACGGATACCTGACGCCTGAACAACGCAGCACCGCACCGGTGGTGTATCGCACCTTGAAGCAGATCGGTGAAGCGCTTGGCCGCGGCCAGGCAGATTTCGCGGCACTGCTCGAACAAGGCAAGGCGAATCTGATCGCTGCGGGGCTGCGTCCGGATTATCTGGAAGTGCGCCACGCGGTGAACCTGCGTCCGGCGACTTTTGGTGACCGGGACCTGGTGATCCTGGTAGCGGCGTATCTGGGTAACACTCGGTTGATCGACAACCTTTACCTGCATCTGGACGACAAGACCGCATAA
- the panB gene encoding 3-methyl-2-oxobutanoate hydroxymethyltransferase: protein MPEVTLTTLHGLKAKGEKITMLTCYDATFAKACSQAGVDVLLVGDSLGMVLQGHDSTLPVTTAEMAYHTACVKRGNDGALILADLPFMAHATPEQAFANCATLMQAGAHMIKLEGAAWLAETIRLLAERGVPVCAHMGLTPQTVNVLGGYKVQGRQEAQARQMRADAIALEQAGAAMLLLECVPTELAAEITQAVGIPVIGIGAGSATDGQVLVLHDMLGLSLSGRVPKFVKNFMDGQPDIQSALSAYVKAVKDVTFPAAEHGFSA from the coding sequence ATGCCTGAAGTAACCCTGACCACCCTGCATGGCCTCAAGGCCAAGGGTGAAAAGATCACCATGCTGACCTGCTACGATGCGACCTTCGCCAAGGCCTGCAGCCAGGCCGGCGTCGACGTGTTGTTGGTGGGCGATTCCCTGGGCATGGTCCTGCAGGGCCATGACAGCACGTTGCCCGTCACCACTGCCGAGATGGCCTACCACACCGCCTGTGTCAAACGTGGCAACGATGGCGCGCTGATCCTCGCCGACCTGCCGTTCATGGCCCACGCCACGCCCGAGCAGGCCTTCGCCAACTGCGCCACGCTGATGCAAGCCGGCGCCCACATGATCAAGCTTGAAGGCGCCGCCTGGCTGGCCGAAACCATTCGCCTACTGGCCGAACGTGGTGTGCCGGTGTGTGCGCACATGGGCCTGACTCCGCAGACCGTCAACGTGCTGGGCGGTTACAAGGTTCAGGGCCGCCAGGAAGCGCAGGCGCGGCAGATGCGTGCCGACGCCATTGCCCTGGAACAAGCCGGCGCGGCGATGCTGCTGCTGGAGTGCGTACCCACCGAGCTGGCGGCCGAAATCACCCAGGCAGTGGGCATTCCGGTGATCGGCATCGGCGCCGGTAGCGCCACCGACGGCCAGGTGCTGGTGCTGCACGACATGCTCGGCCTGTCACTCAGTGGCCGGGTGCCAAAGTTCGTCAAGAACTTCATGGATGGCCAGCCTGACATCCAGAGCGCCCTCAGCGCCTACGTCAAGGCCGTCAAGGACGTTACCTTCCCCGCAGCCGAGCACGGATTCAGCGCATGA
- the folK gene encoding 2-amino-4-hydroxy-6-hydroxymethyldihydropteridine diphosphokinase, translated as MTTRAYIGLGSNLDAPAEQLRSAMQALDQVDGSRLVAASALYTSDSLLPGQPRYTNAVAALDTTLAPLDLLDALQAIENGQGRVRKERWGPRTLDLDILLFGDQVIDVPRLQVPHYHMHARPFVLYPLAELVAGDFCLADGRALAQLLEACPFVGLERL; from the coding sequence GTGACCACGCGCGCCTACATTGGCCTGGGCAGCAACCTGGACGCGCCTGCCGAGCAGCTGCGCAGCGCCATGCAGGCGCTCGACCAGGTTGACGGCAGCCGCCTGGTAGCGGCTTCGGCCCTGTACACCAGCGATTCGCTGCTGCCCGGCCAGCCGCGCTACACCAACGCGGTGGCCGCGCTTGACACCACATTGGCACCACTGGACCTGCTCGACGCCTTGCAAGCTATCGAGAACGGCCAGGGTCGCGTACGCAAGGAACGCTGGGGCCCGCGCACCCTCGACCTGGATATCCTGCTGTTTGGTGACCAGGTGATCGACGTTCCACGCCTGCAGGTGCCGCACTACCACATGCACGCACGCCCCTTCGTGCTGTACCCCTTGGCCGAACTGGTAGCGGGCGACTTCTGCCTGGCCGATGGCCGTGCGCTTGCCCAATTGCTCGAAGCCTGCCCGTTCGTCGGCCTGGAACGCCTGTAA